In the Brachionichthys hirsutus isolate HB-005 chromosome 1, CSIRO-AGI_Bhir_v1, whole genome shotgun sequence genome, aataaaaaagcctAAGACAAAACTCGGAATACTCATTTCACATAGCGACTACAAACGGGTAGGCGGCACACACGTCCAGCGAAAAGACCCAACACCACCCAATAtagacacacaacacagagaaggACAATAGGGTGGCATGGGAAGCTCCCTCGTGTGAAATGTGTTCCAGGATGATAATCAGGCCATGTTATAAATACAGAGCATACTCGGTCAGCATGATGGTGAAACAGAGGCGAGAGGACCGGGATGGTGACAAGAGAGTCATTCCTACCTGAGTATCCAAAAGATATGCTGGAGATGGGGCTCAGATAGATGCCCTTTCCATATGCTGCCCCATGCAGCTTGGGTTTAAAAAGAGTTCAGAGGGAAGGAAGGGTCACTGAGCAGTTGCACGAAAACATGTTTGAAATTTCCAAGCGGTACCTGGCAAACCAAGCAAACTAAATATACACCCGCCCACTTATATAAACACGCCAGTAATCACGAATCGCCAACATAGCAACATGATGCAGTCCAGCAAAGGTCTCGTCATTTATTGCCATAACTcaaggaaatgagaaatgaggtTGTGTCCAGTGATTTCAAGATAAAGATAGAAAATAATGAGCATGATCGGTCATTGTGATGAGACTCAAAGCAAGGCTGTCCGGAAGGAGGAACAACAAGCAGGTGTTCATAAGCCAGAGTGCAACCGCTGGACAAATTACAGGATGAACTTGAGAGTTTGGGTGTGAAACAAGCCCATCTGGAGGAAATCAAATGGAACAGTAGGcaagtgtttttgtgtgatgaTTGGAGCTGGAGGCAGACTTGGGCCTCGTTGTGTGAAACACGGGACATGACAGAGGAGGGCTGGTTGTCAACGCTCAaggtggagaggagagaggaggcagacaGGCGCTGAGGTGAGATCAAAGAAGGAGAGTTCAAAAAGTTGGAGAATAAAGAAGTCATTGTGAAGTACATCAGCATGATAGAACAATCACAGCTGGCATGAGCATTTCAAAGAACCTTGAGATTTCACATTTAATTGTGTTAAATCCATTTCCGGGTCATGCTAGTGTGACTCGTATTTATCGTACGTATTGTGCAAATGACCCAATTTGACCATCTTCTTTTCTTGCTTCATTATTTACTTCTCTTTTGCAGACCTGGGTCACATCGTGCAACTCCAACCAAGGCGTAACAACATAAAGACCCAAATGGACGCAGGGTGAGTAAAACAGGGACACATATGGAGGCTGTCCTGTGCGTACTTCAGACCTACAGGTATAGCTATCTACTAAAGGACATGCAAGCTGCCACCTGAGATCACGCCCGACACCACAGCCCCTCCGGGCCCTGCTTACCCCTGGCCAGAATACCAGCCATAAAGCAAACAACATAATAGCACTTCACATCCATTAACAGCAAAAATGAATCAAACCGAACAGAAACCCTGCACCTTCTGAGTGGAGATGCATTGTAAATTCAGGCCAACTGCCATAGTTACGTACCTGCAGTTTGGTATAAGAAGCATTGACTAGTCCATTCCTCAGAACAGAGTGCCAGTTTTCTATATGGGAACCACtggagcaggcagagagagagagagagagaacaaagtgGTACCAAATTGTATAGATCAGTGTTAACTTAAAGTTGTAGTTCTCTAACAAGGGTTACTTCATAAATGATCAAAGAAAACACTGTATTATTTCTGCAAATAATCTATGACTTATGTAATTTAACAAAGTGTTTTTATGGTCACAAAAGCTATTTATATGATTTGTTGAGAGATATTTTGGGACATCATGTTGCATCATCACAGTCCTCTCATTCCATCGTTTAATATTAAATGTCTCAAATGATCAAACTCATCGCCGCGGTGCTGATTGCAGGTCTCTGAACtgtcttaaaataaaacacagcgctGCTATTTTTAACTAGTTTTGTAGGTATGATCATTTATttctattaataaataatagtaTTACAATATTCCCATTTACATCAATACAACATGATGCCAGCTAAGATGGCACAGTTTGGAGTTCcctattcattattattattattaaatgtgtgGTATTAACAAGCCTTAAGGGTGACTGTTAGCACTGCTTATGAGTTAGCTGGACCCAGATGGACCATGTGTATCTAAAATATTCAGCAAAGCCCCATCTGTTACAGTACATATCCATCCCACATATACTGCTGGCACCGTGTGTTGGCTTAACAAGGTGATTCCTCGCTCCAAAGAGACTGGACACTAGTCTGTGCCATTATTTGTTGTGGTTCCATAAAGCTGTGCCAAAGTGGTTCCTCCATTCAAATCATAATTACAAAGTGCTGCAGACGAAGACGTGTTCGTGTTTGACTGAGTGTGCCGCTTGTAATGCTAAATTATGCATGCATTTTAGTGACTATGCTTGATTTGAGATCAATTATTTACAGATTTCTCACATTATATTTGCCTAACAAAGCTGCAAGCGCGGAAATGTAACTATAAACAGTAAATTACTTtaagatattttatttacagctcGACTGATTTCAAAGTGGACTCACTGGAAGGCGAAGGTGCTGCCATACAGCTTCTTGGCGGTGCGGAAACGAGCCTCCTTGGCTGGGGGGCTGCTGAGCAGCAGGAACTGGTGGGAGGTGTGCATGAATTTCAGTTGCTATAAAGATGAGGTcatgagagacagaaagaaacagacagaaaataagTATGAATCATCTAATTCCATAATGGGATATGACAAAACGCATTTTGATAGTCATTGCCTACCCTACTCAGAGGAAGCTTGACGATATGGGATCTGTTGCTGGAAATAATCCTGCACAaaacagagaggatgaagaaataaattaatttaagtgGCGCAAAATCTTAAGCAGCCATTACTGTGCAACCGCTTAGCTTGAAACACAGCGGACATTTTGCCCTGACATAGTTCGGGTGTTATTAATAACATTAACAACGGCTTCAACGCAAGTATCCCAGTAAGCCATGACGGTGACAATGAGGCGACACGCACAGTAACAGGACCATGAAAATTAAGCAGCTGGATGAAATTCATCCATCAGTTGAATTTAATCATTTCATCCTGTGCTTTTCTCTAATGTCTTCATAAAACAGGCCTGCCGGCATAAGCGCATAAGCAGTATTATATTTATCATGTGCATGTCATGCTCGTGTATTAACATGCAGAGCTTCTCTACTCACCACTGCAGAAGAGGATGGGCGAGAGGATCAAGCTTGTCCATCTGTTTCTTGATCTCTAGATATGAGCCctgataatgataaaaaaaaaaaaagaagcatgcgttgtttttaatttatttgtcccttcctcttttctttttgtctgtttttcttacAAAATCAAAGGAGCGCAAGCGTTTAGTTTTATTTGGATTATGCAATGTTGCTTATTACATAATGCACACTTAGACGGGGCACAGAGGACAAAAAGAGCAATGGAAAGACGAGCGGGGCGATACAGGGAAGCTAACCCAATCAGGGACAACAGTCTGATAAGCAACAACCCCACATCACAGTCCATTAAACACAGCCATGGAGAAGACACAGTGAGCGATGATCTtgtacagaaaacagaaaatacattaaatgcaTCTTAAACATCCTTTGTCGAGTCTAACTTCAGCCGGCGCCCCTTCCCTTCTTGTACCTGGGTCATTTCCCGAATGGACATGACGCTGTCCAGTGCTTTCTGCAGTCTCTCATAATTCTTCTTCTGTGTTCATCGGTTGAGCCAAACATCCATTGTGTGCAGTGAGAAAGGGGACAACATACAAACGTCTACTGACAGCAGCTGTGGATTCGATATCACAAAAGGATGTGTCATCTTGGAATTGAAATTTGTGTATCAGGAGTGAAGGTGCCGACCTTTGGGTTGAAGGCCAGAGTCTTGGGGTCATTGGGGTCGACAACTGAGGGGTACGGTTCAAAGATGATGCTCTTACGGGGGGATTCAAGAGCAGCTCGACACATTGCCACGAGCAGATCAACCACCTGGCGAGAAAGGGattttatgtttgcattttacaCCTTTAATTTACATCCTTAAGCACTCAATTCCAGCATAATACAACAGAACAGCCTCCCCGAGTTCCAATAAGATCATCTAAAAAAGAAGTGTACACAGATCACATGTATCGCTGGTGTTAAATCTGTCATAAAACAccccaaggtgtgtgtgtgtgtgtatatatatatatatctgttgtgttgttgttacCTCTGCTCCTGTGGCCACTTCCTCTGCAGCACCAGACATCACACCCAGAGTGTagaaagagaacacacacagctccctGGTGCACACAGCCGGCTgtatgaaataaacacacacgcaagcagACGCGGAGGGATGAGAATATACATCTTTCAATGAGTTCTACACATCAGCCACACACAAAGTAGGTatgctcatgcacacacacacccactgtaATTCTCTTTATTTACTCCTAAATAAGTGCAATCATTGCAAATTCATTAATGGGACTTtttactgagagagagagagagagcgagcatcTAATACAATAACCTGTTGCATGAATCTATACTCCTTGTGTATCTTGGTTGTGTCTGATACCTTTAGCATGGATCCATTTTGAAAGACATGTTGTTCGTCACACACCACACAGTATTCATTGAGTGTGGGGATCCTCTGCTCTGAGTACTTCATTATCTGCAGGGAGAAACGCACATGTGTTTTGCCTAGTTGTCATTAAATCTCTGTCATATTGCATAAAGGAGATTATTTAGCTTCACATTTGTGTATGTGATTGCATGACACTTGTCTGGTTTAACCGTGCTATGAGATAATGGCccaagaaacacaaataaattagTGTTAGCAACCGATAAACCAAAGAAATGGTCTCTAAAAAGGTCACCAAATCTAGAAGGTGGGTCTTCATTGTTGCTTACATGCTATTTGTCATGTATTTACAGCATACAGGAATCACAAAGTAATTGATTTGTTGGACTCATCTTGTCCTGAGGTCTAACCTGCACTAAGAAACCATACTCCAAAGTAGGGATGTTCTTGCAGTGGCCGCCCGCCTGGGATGAGAAAAATAATTCAATCAGCTGCCTCGTGGTAATCTGCGCTGGGGCCCTGGCCGCCGGGACAGCCACTGTCTGAAGGGTCAAGCGAAGACaaagcattatgggaaatgATGCAACAGTCAAGTTACAGTAgaggtaaaaagaaaattaaataaataaaaggctcAGGTGGGAACAGTGCACATGGCAGTTGACTGGGGAGAGGATCAGAATGGAACACAGTGAATTAGAACAGAAGAAAGGGACATAGAGCCTATAGCTTAGTGTAGCATGATGGACATCTACATCAACGTTATGAAAAGTAGACGTGACGAGTGTCAAATATAAAGGGCCAAAGATTTTATAAAAACATGATGACCACATGACATGGGATTGAGACACACAATGCAGCTTTGTTCAATACACAATTTAGACTCTAAATCTGAGAGACTCTTGGGCGCATATCAGTCCAGGCTGGCGCTGACCTGGCTGTTTGGTGGATAGCTGAAGAGCTCCCCCTTAGGATTCTTCATTGTACACGAGATGGAGCGATTCATCAGGCGGGTCACTCTCAGCTCAGGAACGCCCAGCTTCCCCTTTAAAACTGTGTCTTGGATCAGAGGAAAACTGGGAGACctagaagaaaacaacacagaaaTGGAACAAATTCCACAATCACTCGAAGCACATTATCCATTTACAAATGTGACATGAGATTCCTAtcaaactattaaaaaaaaaacaaccctgtAGCTATTACtatgaaaaaaatacagaaagacAGAGGCCAAGGAGATATATAAATACGGGACAAATCAAAAGTTTGTTTTCTGGATTAGACATTGcaatgttgtttaaaaaaataattaaaaagcaGGGCATCAATCCAAGACACAAAATCAATGGAATAAATAACTTACTGTATATAACACAAATAAACTGGACATGTCATCACCACAGTGAGTTTTTAAGAATTTTTTGCAAGCATGAAGAAATTGAATGGTGTTTAAAACAAATTCAAGGCTACATAATAAAACCTTGCATCATTATGtgattagtaatttaacatttaatgtaACGCTAAAATAAGCCACATACAGCATAAATGAATCTAACCAACCAATTCAAAATGAATAGAGTTCATTTACCGCTGTATGATTTACTAAATATTCAATGTgctttataaagtataaagatATTGTGCCTTGAAAGAgatgtagaatgtgtgtgtgagagagcgagagtgagagagagagctactTCGGTATGGGGGAGAAGATGCTGAGCCCAGCACGGAACTTCTTGATGGTTCCTCCGGCTTTGAACCAGCTGTGCCTCTTCTCCTGCTGTGCCTTAAGAAACTCGTTACTGAGGTGCTTCCATTGCTGGGAGGTGAATGTGCTCAGGATCCTGCCACGTCACAAAACAGAGAGTCACGCGAAACGAAGTCCGAGTGATCACGTTGGGAGTTTGTGTTGCAGGGTTTTAATTACATGCCCGTGCCTCACGCATCTATATTGTGAGTCGATAAATGAAAAGagataaatatgtatttgttgCAGCATGTTTCATTGTGCAAAACGTTATTTTGCACAGGAAGTGATATTCCTTATAAAACCGAAGGGGGCATGCATGACTTACTTCTTGAGCTGCAGGCCCAGGCTGAATCCTTCTTTATTGGAGGGCTGAAACACTTCCACTGATGGCTCTGAGTAAAGATGACTAACATTATTACACAGTGCAAACATTCACAAacactctctctttcactctcccTCTTGTATTGCACATATTGTACTCACCTCCTACGCTCAGTGAGTGGCACAAATACCTAAAGTCCCTCCCAGAAAACCAACATCCACACTGACATCTTTACTCACCAGGTCCATCGAGGTactgagaaagagaaaagcgcAGTCTCAGAATAATGGGCTCTGTTCTGATAACTTTCCAAGCTGTCGCAACCTcctcctgagacacacacacacacacacacgcacaaatatgAAGAGTTAGCATCCTAATTAGGCCTGCttctcattaaataaataacttatgAGCACACCATCCATTGTAGCTGATGCCGCTTCACAAAATGTCAGCGTTAGAAAAGTAATGGATGAGCAtgcaggaggtgtgtgtggagTGAAAGAGGATCGCTGACTCACATCTAAGAAACCGATGTTAATATGAAGATCGATGTCCACATCATCTATGGTTCCATACTCCCTGTTCAGAAACACAGAGCAGATACAGATCATTTATCTTAAGTGATGGGATGCATGCGTGTTTAACCAATAAGGATGAAAATATATGTGTTCTAGTCTGTTAGTATCTGTATACTAGGGTTTGtggtaaaatacaaataaaaatgcaaccaGAGTGAGTCCAACCATCCAATGTGTATTATGTTGGTTTaggtctgtgtttgtgtatctgtgCTGTACCGAACAGAGACAGCGCTGTCGGTGTAGATGTCTTTTACTGCTTCGATGTCTGCATCCAGTTGAGGGTGTCTGTACAAGTCAGCAGCACAACTCCCCTGTAAAGTATAATAACATAGCCCTGTCAGGGGAGGTCAAGTAACCTTTAAGAGTGCTTATTGCATGGAGAACTGGATATTATATAACACATTGATGATAGTGAATGCACAACATTGAATGGTTCATTTTACTACAATTAAATAAACAGACTAAAagtttgcattattcatttatttagtaTGATTTAAAGCTATTTCAACTTTTCATCCAGAAAACTATTCTAAGTGCTAATCTATCACTTTTATCTATCGACTTAAATCATTCTAATAGTTATATGCTATTTGTTATTTCATAGTAGAAAACGTTCTATTGAACATTGTTGTGTTGTAGCATTGTGGATCTTATCCATGACATTTGA is a window encoding:
- the LOC137895778 gene encoding protein mono-ADP-ribosyltransferase PARP6, translated to MARLSFFSSILAFSQWVDPQDIKGQCWTDEESDGENESEQFLYGIQGSCAADLYRHPQLDADIEAVKDIYTDSAVSVREYGTIDDVDIDLHINIGFLDEEVATAWKVIRTEPIILRLRFSLSQYLDGPEPSVEVFQPSNKEGFSLGLQLKKILSTFTSQQWKHLSNEFLKAQQEKRHSWFKAGGTIKKFRAGLSIFSPIPKSPSFPLIQDTVLKGKLGVPELRVTRLMNRSISCTMKNPKGELFSYPPNSQTVAVPAARAPAQITTRQLIELFFSSQAGGHCKNIPTLEYGFLVQIMKYSEQRIPTLNEYCVVCDEQHVFQNGSMLKPAVCTRELCVFSFYTLGVMSGAAEEVATGAEVVDLLVAMCRAALESPRKSIIFEPYPSVVDPNDPKTLAFNPKKKNYERLQKALDSVMSIREMTQGSYLEIKKQMDKLDPLAHPLLQWIISSNRSHIVKLPLSRQLKFMHTSHQFLLLSSPPAKEARFRTAKKLYGSTFAFHGSHIENWHSVLRNGLVNASYTKLQLHGAAYGKGIYLSPISSISFGYSGMGKGQHRMPTKDELVQRYNRMNTIPQSRPIQSRFLQSRNLNCIALCEVITSKDLQKHGNIWVCPVSDHVCTRFFFVYEDGQVGDANINTQEPKVQKEIMRVIGTQIYSS